From one Budorcas taxicolor isolate Tak-1 chromosome 21, Takin1.1, whole genome shotgun sequence genomic stretch:
- the SNUPN gene encoding snurportin-1, whose amino-acid sequence MEELSQALAGSFSVSQDLNNTAAPHPRLSQYKSKYSSLEQSERRRQLLELQKLKRLDYVNHARRLAEDDWTGMQSEEEEEKKDDEEMDIDTGKELPKRYANQLMLSEWLIDVPSDLGQEWIVVVCPVGKRALIVASQGSTSAYTKSGYCVNTFPSLLPGGNRRNSTTEKDYTILDCIYSEVNQTYYVLDVMCWRGHPFYDCQTDFRFYWLHSKLPEEEGLGEKTKLNPFKFVGLKNFPCTPESLCKVLSMDFPFEVDGLLFYHKQTHYSPGSTPLVGWLRPYMVSDVLGVAVPACPLTTKPEYAGYQLQQIIEHKKSQKEGIMGKLTPRASENGHYELEHLSTPKLKSPPQSPKHSESLMEN is encoded by the exons ATGGAAGAACTGAGTCAAGCCCTGGCTGGTAGCTTTTCTGTGTCTCAAGATCTGAACAACACAGCCGCCCCACACCCCCGCCTGTCCCAGTACAAGTCCAAGTACAGTTCCTTGGAGCAGAGTGAGCGGCGGCGCCAGTTACTGGAACTGCAGAAATT AAAGCGGCTGGATTATGTGAACCATGCCAGAAGACTGGCTGAAGATGACTGGACGGGGATGCAgagtgaagaagaagaagaaaagaaagatgatgaGGAAATGGACATTGACACTGGCAAGGAGTTACCAAAACGCTATGCTAATCAA TTAATGCTCTCAGAGTGGTTAATTGACGTCCCTTCAGATTTGGGGCAGGAATGGATTGTGGTCGTGTGCCCTGTTGGAAAAAGAGCCCTTatcgtggcttcccag GGTTCTACCAGTGCCTACACCAAGAGTGGCTACTGTGTCAACACGTTTCCTTCCCTTCTGCCAGGAGGCAACAGGCGAAACTCAACAACAGAGAAAG ACTACACCATCCTGGACTGCATTTACAGTGAGGTGAACCAGACCTACTACGTTCTGGACGTGATGTGCTGGCGGGGACACCCGTTTTATGACTGCCAG ACTGATTTCCGTTTCTACTGGTTGCATTCAAAGTTACCAGAAGAAGAAGGACTGGGAGAGAAAACCAAGCTCAATCCA TTTAAATTTGTGGGACTGAAGAATTTCCCTTGTACCCCTGAGAGCCTGTGTAAGGTGCTATCTATGGACTTCCCTTTTGAG GTGGATGGGCTTCTCTTCTACCACAAGCAGACCCACTACAGCCCTGGAAGCACTCCTCTGGTGGGCTGGCTGCGCCCCTACATGGTGTCAGATGTTCTTGGCGTAGCTGTGCCAGCCTGCCCACTGACCACCAAGCCAGAATATGCTGGCTACCAGCTCCAGCAGATTATTGAGCACAAGAAGAGCCAGAAGGAGGGCATAATGGGGAAGCTCACACCCAGGGCCTCTGAGAATGGACACTATGAGTTGGAGCACCTGTCTACCCCCAAGCTGAAGAGCCCTCCCCAGAGCCCCAAGCACTCGGAGAGCCTCATGGAGAACTAG